A window of Synechococcus sp. MEDNS5 contains these coding sequences:
- a CDS encoding peroxiredoxin — protein sequence MKRRLLLQKGFVAAVTLSLFPKKGLALGGNAPDIGAPAPNFELSGTNLLVPDKSRWSLTDWNDRWLVLYFYPRDFTSGCTIEAHGFQDSLEQFKINNCDVAAISADSVEDHESFCNSEELDFTLLSDHDGIVSRSYGSWMAPYSLRHTFLIDPSGVVQARWTGVRPVGHAQEVLETLKGLQSMQTT from the coding sequence ACTCAGCTTGTTTCCAAAAAAAGGTCTGGCACTCGGAGGCAACGCTCCAGACATTGGTGCTCCTGCGCCGAACTTCGAATTATCTGGTACAAACCTGCTCGTGCCAGATAAGTCGCGCTGGTCTTTGACTGACTGGAATGATCGATGGCTGGTTCTGTACTTCTATCCAAGAGACTTCACATCAGGTTGCACGATTGAAGCCCACGGATTTCAAGATTCGCTTGAACAATTTAAAATTAACAATTGTGATGTGGCTGCTATCAGCGCCGATTCAGTTGAGGATCATGAATCGTTCTGTAACAGCGAAGAGTTAGATTTCACTTTACTATCTGATCATGATGGCATTGTGAGTCGAAGCTACGGCTCATGGATGGCTCCTTACTCACTACGACATACCTTTTTGATTGACCCTTCCGGAGTCGTACAAGCGCGCTGGACAGGTGTTAGGCCTGTAGGTCACGCACAAGAAGTATTGGAGACATTGAAGGGTTTGCAGTCCATGCAGACCACATAA
- the ggpS gene encoding glucosylglycerol-phosphate synthase, producing MTISGGNSDFIILYHRTPFDEAIDEQGNRTWRDQKSPNGIIPTLRNLFRSQENGTWIAWRQVDDANGEEDERIAMDNPSTFTLRRIPLEESQVSSFYHVTSKESVWPILHTFPTYFDVNNANWAIFEEVNSRFADAACSEAAMGATVWIHDYNLWLVSGFIREKRPDLKIAFFHHTPFPGNDVFAILPWRKQIIESLLACDVVGFHIPRYTENFARAASCLLGVKKGPKTEVAPKFLKFGSALTEPTETPWLEYNKRKVKLVSSPVGTSPDVIQTLTMRDDVTELTRQIDADTKKGRKLILSASRVDYTKGNEELLLAFERLLERRQDLHGKVVLMLACVAASSGMKIYEETQRLIEETAGRINGRFSSIDWVPIRFSTNRIPYEEMVAWFSMSDICWITPLRDGLNLVAKEYVAARKGRDGVLVLSEFTGASVVLDGAILTNPYSHKQMDQAIESALELPQNEQIERINKMVSAVEEFTVDDWAKEQMQSLETMN from the coding sequence ATGACGATAAGCGGAGGTAACAGTGATTTCATCATTTTGTATCATCGAACGCCATTTGATGAAGCGATCGATGAACAGGGGAATAGAACTTGGCGGGATCAAAAAAGCCCAAATGGGATCATTCCCACATTACGGAATCTATTTCGCAGTCAAGAAAATGGAACATGGATAGCTTGGCGGCAAGTTGACGATGCAAATGGCGAGGAAGATGAAAGGATTGCCATGGACAATCCATCAACTTTTACACTAAGACGCATCCCTCTCGAAGAAAGCCAAGTATCCAGTTTCTACCACGTAACATCAAAAGAATCGGTATGGCCGATACTTCATACGTTTCCAACTTACTTTGATGTCAACAATGCTAATTGGGCAATTTTCGAAGAAGTGAATAGTCGGTTTGCAGACGCAGCTTGCTCCGAAGCAGCTATGGGGGCCACAGTGTGGATACACGATTACAATTTGTGGCTTGTTTCAGGATTTATTCGCGAAAAGCGTCCTGACTTGAAAATTGCATTCTTCCATCACACACCATTCCCAGGAAATGATGTGTTCGCAATTCTTCCGTGGAGAAAACAAATTATTGAAAGCTTACTTGCATGTGATGTCGTAGGTTTTCACATACCAAGGTACACAGAGAATTTTGCACGAGCAGCAAGCTGTCTACTCGGGGTTAAAAAAGGTCCAAAAACAGAAGTCGCGCCGAAGTTTCTAAAATTTGGTTCGGCTTTGACTGAACCAACAGAAACACCATGGCTTGAATACAATAAACGAAAGGTAAAATTAGTCTCTTCACCTGTAGGGACATCGCCAGATGTTATTCAAACCTTGACAATGCGAGACGATGTAACTGAATTAACAAGACAGATTGATGCAGACACCAAAAAAGGGCGAAAACTAATTTTATCGGCAAGTCGTGTGGACTATACAAAAGGGAACGAAGAACTTCTTTTAGCATTCGAGAGATTACTTGAGCGGCGTCAAGATCTTCACGGGAAAGTGGTTTTAATGTTGGCTTGTGTAGCAGCATCATCGGGGATGAAAATCTATGAAGAGACTCAGCGACTGATTGAGGAAACGGCTGGACGAATCAACGGACGATTTAGTTCCATTGATTGGGTTCCGATTCGGTTTTCAACCAACCGCATCCCCTATGAGGAAATGGTGGCATGGTTTTCAATGTCAGATATATGCTGGATCACACCCTTAAGAGATGGCCTCAATCTAGTTGCCAAGGAATACGTAGCGGCACGGAAAGGAAGAGATGGAGTTCTTGTTTTATCAGAGTTCACTGGTGCATCTGTTGTGCTTGATGGAGCTATCCTTACCAACCCTTACTCACACAAACAGATGGATCAAGCCATCGAATCGGCATTGGAGTTGCCTCAAAATGAACAAATCGAAAGAATTAACAAAATGGTTTCAGCTGTGGAAGAATTTACAGTTGATGATTGGGCCAAGGAACAAATGCAATCACTCGAGACCATGAATTAA